One Natronococcus sp. CG52 DNA window includes the following coding sequences:
- a CDS encoding UxaA family hydrolase: protein MSAPESERLSTEAADPLEDDVKAYQRSNGEIGVRNRVLVAPSVICSHIVADRIAEASEGAVSAPHDHGCAQIGADHEQTERTLLSLAQNPNVAGTTVVGLGCEHLQSGPFADRIGDSGVPVRETAIQDAGGTDACLEEGIEATTDLVSAAETADRTDAALANLTVGIVSSDLEESTRTIADPLVGEAVDSLLEAGARVLVTGTERLVSDADAAAGRAETDEVGEKIRKAVDRSAAQPGNVRGIVHRAADLPFESVVGAWGAASPAEFVSYGDRASVDDGLVVVDSPSRFEEATTALAAAGASIVVHVTAEGIPTGHPIVPVLKVTGDGVTADALADDIDVNAQSASPDDLLAELRRIADGHPTASEQHGLTKFAINRVGPSM from the coding sequence ATGTCGGCGCCAGAAAGCGAACGCTTGTCTACCGAAGCTGCCGACCCGTTGGAGGACGACGTCAAAGCCTATCAACGATCAAACGGGGAGATCGGTGTCCGAAATCGCGTGCTCGTCGCGCCGTCAGTTATCTGCTCACACATCGTAGCAGATCGTATCGCTGAAGCTTCCGAGGGCGCCGTAAGCGCCCCGCACGACCATGGCTGTGCCCAGATCGGTGCGGACCACGAACAGACCGAGCGAACGTTGCTGAGCCTCGCACAAAACCCGAACGTTGCGGGGACGACGGTGGTTGGTCTCGGCTGCGAGCACCTGCAGAGCGGCCCGTTTGCGGACCGTATCGGAGACAGCGGCGTCCCGGTCCGCGAAACAGCGATCCAAGACGCGGGAGGGACTGATGCCTGTCTCGAAGAGGGCATCGAGGCAACGACTGACCTCGTCTCGGCGGCGGAAACCGCCGATCGGACTGACGCCGCGCTCGCAAATCTCACCGTCGGTATCGTGAGTTCGGATCTGGAGGAATCGACTCGAACGATCGCGGATCCATTGGTCGGCGAAGCTGTCGACAGCCTACTAGAAGCTGGTGCGCGCGTTCTCGTCACGGGTACCGAACGACTGGTCTCCGATGCGGATGCCGCTGCTGGCCGCGCTGAGACCGACGAGGTTGGCGAGAAGATTCGCAAAGCAGTCGATCGATCGGCGGCACAGCCCGGAAATGTTCGAGGGATCGTCCATCGAGCCGCGGACCTGCCGTTCGAGTCCGTCGTCGGAGCTTGGGGAGCCGCATCCCCCGCAGAGTTCGTCTCGTACGGGGATCGGGCGTCCGTTGACGACGGACTTGTCGTCGTCGACTCGCCGTCGCGATTCGAGGAAGCCACAACAGCGCTCGCAGCAGCCGGCGCCTCGATCGTCGTTCACGTGACCGCTGAAGGGATCCCCACTGGACACCCGATCGTTCCCGTTCTCAAGGTAACGGGAGATGGCGTGACTGCCGATGCGCTCGCAGACGATATCGATGTCAATGCACAGTCGGCGTCTCCGGATGACTTGCTCGCAGAACTCCGCCGAATAGCCGACGGGCACCCGACAGCATCAGAACAGCACGGACTTACGAAGTTCGCGATAAATCGCGTCGGCCCTTCGATGTAA
- a CDS encoding ParA family protein codes for MIPYTVWSEAGGVGKTTLAANLARAHANRDQDVLVIDMDPQDGGLTNHFGLDDRKADGEVDNLVLHMLNRGRGPFDDLVRSSEGVDCIPSHNMLGTLDDLLGKAKELEEDTNPNPDYEYEKEKQLRRVLVEAGVPSEYDVLVIDPPASEGQHLYNAVYATSNLLIPFEPSPKGEQSVNGLRDVVDGIESELGDIDVGVLGTVPNKVKGTNINQKYLDALEEEELPIAPVSIGERGSMLGDAWDNQVSVYELDSNDDYRDLRDYERSTLEKFDDLAAYITKQFEQPEVQA; via the coding sequence ATGATTCCGTACACAGTGTGGTCGGAGGCCGGCGGCGTCGGTAAGACGACGCTCGCGGCGAACCTCGCTCGAGCGCACGCGAATCGCGACCAGGACGTACTCGTGATCGACATGGATCCACAGGACGGCGGCCTAACGAATCACTTCGGACTCGACGACCGAAAGGCCGACGGCGAAGTCGATAACCTCGTGCTCCACATGCTCAACCGCGGCCGAGGTCCGTTCGACGATCTCGTTCGCTCTAGTGAAGGCGTCGATTGCATCCCGAGCCACAATATGCTCGGGACGCTCGACGACCTACTCGGGAAAGCGAAGGAACTCGAGGAAGACACAAACCCGAACCCGGACTATGAGTACGAGAAGGAAAAGCAACTCCGACGTGTTCTCGTCGAAGCAGGCGTTCCCTCCGAGTACGACGTGTTGGTTATCGACCCGCCGGCTTCGGAGGGCCAGCACCTGTACAACGCTGTCTACGCAACATCGAACCTTCTCATTCCTTTCGAGCCGTCGCCAAAAGGCGAGCAAAGCGTCAATGGGCTTCGCGACGTCGTCGACGGGATCGAATCCGAACTCGGCGATATCGACGTCGGCGTCCTCGGCACTGTCCCAAACAAGGTTAAGGGGACGAACATCAACCAGAAATATCTCGACGCGCTTGAGGAGGAGGAACTCCCGATCGCGCCGGTATCGATCGGTGAGCGCGGATCGATGCTCGGTGACGCTTGGGACAATCAGGTTTCGGTCTACGAGCTCGACTCGAATGACGATTACCGAGATCTCCGCGACTACGAGCGATCGACACTCGAGAAGTTCGACGACCTTGCTGCATACATCACCAAACAGTTCGAACAGCCGGAGGTTCAAGCATGA
- a CDS encoding aldo/keto reductase — protein MNTPSVTLPSGDEMPVVGMGTWDVTGDAVEDSVRTALEAGYTHIDTAEGYMNENEIGDAIADYDREELFLTSKVLPKNLDYESVLRACDRSLERLGTDYLDLYLIHWPNPAISLRETLDAMETLHDDGKVRNIGVSNFSPYQLSIAHHISETPIAVNQIEYHPWLQRPDWIEYCRESETVVEAAAPLARTEILADEDVREIAEKYGKNPAQVVLKWAVENDVVVIPKSTSPEHIRENRELSDWELDAADRKRIDQLDRNYPVYDDRTREWGDDVYGISK, from the coding sequence ATGAACACGCCGTCAGTGACGCTTCCGAGCGGTGACGAGATGCCAGTCGTCGGTATGGGAACCTGGGATGTGACCGGTGATGCCGTCGAGGACTCCGTGCGCACCGCACTCGAGGCCGGATATACCCACATCGACACTGCCGAGGGCTATATGAACGAGAACGAAATCGGCGATGCGATCGCCGACTATGATCGTGAGGAACTGTTTCTCACCTCGAAAGTGCTACCGAAGAATCTCGACTATGAATCAGTTCTCCGAGCGTGTGATCGCTCGTTGGAGCGGTTGGGAACGGACTATCTGGATCTCTACCTGATTCACTGGCCCAATCCCGCCATCTCGCTGCGAGAGACTCTCGATGCGATGGAGACGCTTCACGATGACGGGAAAGTCCGAAATATCGGCGTCTCGAACTTCAGTCCGTACCAGCTCAGTATTGCGCACCACATCTCAGAAACGCCAATCGCAGTCAATCAGATCGAATACCATCCGTGGCTCCAGCGCCCGGACTGGATCGAGTACTGTCGTGAGAGCGAGACAGTCGTAGAGGCCGCCGCTCCGCTGGCCCGAACCGAAATCCTGGCTGATGAGGACGTCCGAGAGATCGCCGAGAAATATGGCAAGAACCCCGCACAGGTTGTTCTGAAGTGGGCCGTCGAAAACGACGTTGTCGTTATTCCGAAGTCAACGTCACCGGAACACATCCGAGAGAACCGCGAGTTATCCGACTGGGAACTCGACGCAGCCGACCGCAAGCGTATAGACCAACTCGATCGGAATTATCCGGTCTACGATGATCGTACCAGAGAGTGGGGTGACGACGTGTACGGCATCTCGAAGTAG
- a CDS encoding enolase C-terminal domain-like protein, translating into MTTPTITAIRSTEFSFTVEDVGYSPYGFDPVYEPGNEMERKLFALEIHTDEGVTGEYVGGNSPGAAQINMFADYLVGKNPLEREKHWSEIKRALRKYDRMGIGPIDIALWDLAGKYYDAPVHELLGTYRKRLPAYASTYPGDENGGLETPEDFADFGEECLEMGYPGYKIHTWTEAKRDTEEIIEMIHAVGERVGDEMDLMLDPACQIETWADTLKIGRTCDEEDFFWYEDPYKDAGISQHGHETLREHLETPLLQTEHIRGLESHTDFVANGATDFVRADPEYDAGITGAIKIARMAEGFGLDVEFHAPGPAQRHCMAATRNTNYYELALVHPNCQNPIPPVYDGDYSDYIDAIDDNGTVPVPDGPGLGVNYDWDFIEANQTGSVHVYE; encoded by the coding sequence ATGACGACGCCAACGATTACAGCTATTCGATCCACCGAGTTCAGCTTCACCGTTGAAGATGTTGGATACTCTCCGTACGGATTCGATCCAGTCTACGAGCCAGGCAACGAGATGGAGCGAAAACTGTTCGCGCTCGAGATCCACACCGACGAGGGGGTGACGGGCGAGTACGTCGGCGGCAACTCGCCGGGCGCCGCCCAGATCAACATGTTCGCCGATTACCTCGTCGGCAAGAACCCGCTCGAGCGCGAGAAACACTGGAGCGAGATCAAACGCGCCCTTCGCAAGTACGACCGGATGGGCATCGGCCCGATCGACATCGCACTCTGGGATCTCGCCGGCAAGTACTACGATGCACCGGTCCACGAACTCCTCGGTACCTACCGCAAGCGCCTTCCAGCCTATGCCTCGACGTACCCCGGAGACGAGAACGGCGGGCTCGAAACGCCCGAAGACTTCGCCGACTTCGGTGAGGAGTGTCTCGAGATGGGGTATCCGGGATACAAGATTCATACCTGGACGGAAGCCAAGCGGGATACAGAGGAGATCATCGAGATGATCCACGCCGTCGGCGAGCGAGTCGGAGACGAGATGGACCTCATGCTCGATCCGGCCTGCCAGATCGAAACGTGGGCTGATACACTGAAAATTGGCAGGACTTGTGACGAAGAGGACTTCTTCTGGTACGAGGATCCGTACAAGGATGCGGGGATTTCTCAGCATGGTCACGAGACACTTCGTGAGCATCTCGAGACGCCTCTGTTACAGACCGAACACATCCGGGGTCTCGAAAGCCATACGGACTTTGTGGCTAACGGGGCGACGGATTTCGTTCGAGCTGACCCTGAGTACGATGCGGGTATTACGGGCGCGATAAAGATCGCTCGAATGGCCGAGGGATTCGGACTCGACGTCGAGTTCCACGCGCCTGGTCCGGCACAACGTCACTGTATGGCTGCGACGCGAAACACGAACTACTACGAACTGGCACTCGTTCACCCCAACTGTCAGAACCCGATTCCACCGGTGTACGACGGCGATTACTCGGACTACATCGATGCGATCGACGACAATGGAACGGTTCCGGTTCCGGACGGACCAGGGCTTGGCGTCAACTACGACTGGGACTTCATCGAAGCTAACCAAACCGGGAGTGTCCACGTATACGAGTGA
- a CDS encoding DUF7344 domain-containing protein encodes MDQTEAAHALASADRQILLHELVERNGEGTITELSREVAARRHKIPLEKVNNEKSKRAQVRLIHTHLPQLVEKNILTINRKDRTVAFGKQKEIDQLFEVATELESWPPTDLLDYPSQNG; translated from the coding sequence ATGGATCAGACGGAGGCAGCTCACGCTCTTGCCAGCGCTGACCGTCAAATTCTTCTCCATGAGTTGGTAGAACGAAACGGAGAGGGCACTATAACGGAACTCTCACGAGAGGTAGCTGCCCGAAGGCACAAAATCCCGCTCGAAAAGGTTAACAATGAAAAGAGTAAGCGTGCCCAAGTTCGGCTAATTCATACTCATCTTCCGCAATTGGTAGAGAAAAACATCCTTACTATTAACCGAAAGGACAGAACAGTGGCATTTGGTAAGCAGAAGGAGATAGACCAACTGTTTGAAGTCGCCACAGAGTTGGAAAGCTGGCCGCCCACTGATTTACTGGATTATCCCTCTCAGAACGGGTAA
- a CDS encoding mandelate racemase/muconate lactonizing enzyme family protein, which yields MSVSEITNISTGLYGIPNEEALKDATQTFDELELVTVTIETSAGERGVGLTYTIGEGGTSIKQFLDDVLVPKLAGESAAPESIRTKLRSETTFIGREGISELALSAIDIALWDIVGKEAGKPLYDILGGDQTLVPAYETNGGWIQFDIETLQENAAEIADNGFSGMKMKIGRGYAEDAERIRAVYNVLPEDVDLFVDANCAFSVAEARRFASHIGDIDLAWLEEPLEKGDYDAYADLRTQIDIPIAVGENFYNETQFKQVMARKGADFLQPDVSRVGGITPWMTVARAASLWNIPVSPHYIEPIHVHLATAVDNVPYIEHHSTVLNRVVEEPLTVENGGLVPPDRPGHGLVFDGLDQFEKSG from the coding sequence ATGTCCGTGTCAGAAATTACCAATATATCCACTGGGTTGTATGGTATTCCCAATGAAGAGGCGCTCAAGGACGCAACACAGACGTTTGATGAATTAGAACTAGTAACTGTTACAATCGAAACATCAGCGGGAGAGCGCGGAGTTGGATTGACGTACACGATTGGGGAGGGCGGTACATCGATCAAACAATTTTTAGACGATGTTCTCGTCCCTAAACTCGCTGGTGAATCTGCTGCGCCAGAATCTATTCGAACGAAGCTCCGCTCCGAGACAACATTTATCGGTCGCGAAGGAATCTCCGAACTCGCGTTGTCAGCGATAGATATCGCGCTCTGGGATATCGTTGGAAAGGAGGCAGGAAAGCCGCTATACGACATTCTCGGTGGCGACCAAACACTCGTCCCGGCATACGAAACCAACGGTGGCTGGATTCAGTTCGATATTGAGACGCTACAGGAAAACGCAGCTGAAATTGCGGACAACGGGTTCTCTGGTATGAAGATGAAGATTGGACGGGGATATGCTGAGGATGCAGAGCGGATCCGCGCTGTCTACAATGTTTTGCCGGAGGACGTAGACCTCTTTGTCGATGCGAACTGCGCGTTTTCGGTTGCCGAGGCGCGCCGGTTTGCGAGCCACATTGGAGATATCGATCTCGCCTGGCTCGAAGAACCACTCGAAAAAGGTGACTACGATGCGTATGCCGATCTCCGTACACAGATCGATATTCCGATCGCTGTTGGGGAAAACTTCTACAATGAGACGCAGTTCAAACAGGTAATGGCTCGAAAGGGTGCTGACTTCCTTCAACCTGATGTTTCGCGTGTAGGTGGAATCACGCCTTGGATGACCGTCGCTCGCGCTGCGAGTCTCTGGAACATCCCTGTTTCACCCCACTATATTGAGCCAATCCACGTTCACCTCGCTACTGCCGTCGACAATGTGCCGTACATTGAACACCACTCCACGGTGCTCAATCGCGTTGTCGAAGAACCCCTGACTGTCGAAAACGGAGGTCTCGTTCCGCCCGATAGACCCGGACACGGTCTCGTTTTCGATGGGCTTGATCAATTCGAGAAATCGGGATAG
- a CDS encoding nickel pincer cofactor-dependent isomerase, group 22: MEATIDLSVPEETILDACGETALPEFGVIEQIWETDPILEDRIADRTGQEVNALALEDVPDGGEVAVGVGSRGIANLPALVRGVVERLDELGYQPFIFPAMGSHGGATAEGQQEMIESLGVTESRVGCEIRSSMEVVKVGETPDRGVEVVADEHAAAADAILPINRVKPHTDFDGAVESGLSKMLVIGMGKQRGAKTAHEWAIDWSFRNMIPEITEQLLDALPIVGGVAVVEDQHDETTLIEGIRPEGFLDREAELLETAYEIMPTLPFGEVDVLVLDRQGKDVSGQGLDTNVIGRRPFAINEPEPERPDVKRIFVRRLTETTHGNAMGMGSADFVHADLFADLNSDDTLINAITASTIRGVRLPPVVETDRAGLIASLSTIGVVDPDEVRVLRAADTMHLGTLYASQALVEEARQRDDLRVVREPEPIEFDDGQFENPAPHIAF, translated from the coding sequence ATGGAAGCGACGATCGATCTCAGCGTTCCTGAGGAGACTATACTCGACGCCTGCGGAGAGACGGCGCTGCCGGAGTTCGGCGTCATCGAACAGATATGGGAGACGGACCCGATCCTCGAAGACCGAATCGCGGATCGAACCGGACAGGAAGTCAACGCACTCGCCCTCGAGGACGTCCCCGACGGCGGCGAAGTCGCCGTTGGCGTCGGCAGTCGAGGGATCGCTAATCTGCCGGCACTCGTCCGGGGGGTCGTCGAGCGACTCGACGAGCTCGGCTACCAGCCGTTCATCTTTCCTGCGATGGGGAGCCACGGTGGGGCCACCGCAGAAGGACAGCAGGAGATGATCGAATCACTCGGTGTAACCGAAAGCCGGGTCGGCTGCGAGATCCGCTCGAGTATGGAAGTCGTCAAAGTGGGCGAAACACCTGATCGAGGCGTCGAAGTCGTTGCTGACGAACACGCTGCAGCGGCGGACGCAATCCTTCCAATCAACCGAGTCAAACCGCACACTGATTTTGACGGTGCCGTAGAGAGTGGGCTCTCGAAGATGCTGGTGATCGGAATGGGGAAGCAGCGCGGCGCAAAAACCGCTCACGAATGGGCAATCGATTGGAGTTTTCGGAACATGATACCCGAAATCACCGAGCAACTACTCGATGCCCTGCCGATCGTCGGTGGCGTCGCCGTCGTCGAGGATCAGCACGACGAGACGACCCTCATCGAGGGGATCCGCCCGGAGGGCTTTCTCGATCGCGAAGCGGAACTGTTGGAGACGGCGTACGAGATCATGCCGACACTTCCGTTCGGCGAGGTCGACGTTCTCGTTCTGGACCGCCAAGGAAAGGACGTGAGCGGGCAGGGACTCGATACGAACGTCATCGGTCGACGGCCGTTCGCGATCAACGAACCCGAGCCAGAACGCCCGGACGTCAAGCGGATTTTCGTCCGCAGACTCACCGAAACGACTCACGGAAACGCGATGGGTATGGGATCTGCGGACTTCGTTCACGCAGACCTCTTCGCTGACCTGAACAGCGACGATACGTTGATTAACGCGATTACCGCGAGCACGATTCGAGGGGTTCGACTGCCGCCGGTCGTCGAAACGGATCGTGCGGGACTGATCGCATCACTCTCGACGATCGGCGTCGTCGACCCGGATGAGGTTCGAGTACTTCGAGCAGCAGACACGATGCATCTCGGCACTCTGTACGCATCGCAGGCGCTCGTAGAGGAGGCGCGTCAGCGCGACGATCTCCGAGTAGTTCGGGAACCGGAGCCGATCGAATTCGACGACGGACAGTTCGAGAATCCAGCGCCGCACATCGCGTTCTGA